The Populus alba chromosome 4, ASM523922v2, whole genome shotgun sequence genome contains a region encoding:
- the LOC118059257 gene encoding aminomethyltransferase, mitochondrial, which translates to MRGEGLWQLGQSITRRLAQVDKKVVGRRYFASEAELKKTVLYDFHVANGGKMVPFAGWGMPIQYKDSIMESTVNCRQNGSIFDVSHMCGFSLKGKDCIPFLEKLVIADVAALAPGTGTLTVFTNEKGGAIDDSVITKVQNDHMYIVVNAGCRDKDLAHIEEHMKAFKAKGGDVSWHIHDERSLLALQGPLSASVLQHLTKDDLSKLYFGEFRITDINGAHCFITRTGYTGEDGFEISVPSENAVDLAKAILEKSEGKIRLTGLGARDSLRLEAGLCLYGNDMEQHITPVEAGLSWAIGKRRKAEGGFLGAEVILKQLAEGPKIRLVGFTSTGPPPRSHSEIQDEKGTNIGEITSGGFSPCLKKNIAMGYVKSGSHKAGTKAKILVRGKAYDGVVTKKPFVPTKYYKPS; encoded by the exons ATGAGGGGAGAAGGTTTGTGGCAACTTGGCCAATCAATTACCCGCCGACTTGCTCAGGTTGATAAGAAGGTTGTGGGACGTCGATACTTTGCCTCAGAAGCTGAGCTGAAAAAGACTGTTCTTTATGACTTCCATGTTGCTAATGGTGGCAAGATGGTGCCATTTGCTGGGTGGGGCATGCCCATTCAGTACAAGGACTCTATCATGGAATCAACGGTGAATTGTAGACAGAACGGTAGCATTTTTGATGTCTCACATATGTGTGGCTTTAGCCTCAAGGGCAAGGACTGTATTCCTTTCCTAGAGAAGCTTGTTATTGCTGATGTTGCCGCGCTTGCACCTGGAACTGGGACTCTAACTGTCTTTACTAATGAGAAAGGAGGAGCAATTGATGATTCAGTGATCACCAAAGTTCAGAATGATCACATGTACATAGTTGTGAATGCAGGGTGTAGAGATAAGGATCTTGCTCACATTGAGGAGCATATGAAGGCATTTAAGGCAAAAGGTGGAGATGTCTCATGGCACATCCATGATGAGAGATCTCTTCTCGCCCTCCAG GGTCCTCTTTCTGCTTCTGTTCTCCAACACCTGACAAAAGATGATTTGAGCAAGTTATACTTTGGGGAGTTCCGTATTACAGACATCAATGGAGCGCACTGCTTTATCACTAGGACAGG ATACACTGGAGAAGATGGATTTGAAATATCAGTTCCTTCAGAGAATGCAGTGGATCTTGCCAAAGCAATCCTAGAAAAATCTGAAGGAAAAATAAGGTTGACAGGGCTTGGTGCCCGAGACAGTCTCCGACTTGAAGCTGGGCTGTGCTTATATGGTAATGACATGGAACAGCACATAACACCAGTAGAGGCAGGACTGTCTTGGGCGATAGGGAAGAGAAGGAAGGCAGAAGGTGGCTTTCTGGGTGCTGAAGTAATACTCAAACAACTTGCAGAAGGTCCAAAAATCAGGCTTGTAGGATTTACCTCTACTGGTCCACCTCCCAGATCCCACAGTGAGATTCAGGATGAGAAAGGGACTAACATTGGAGAAATTACAAGTGGAGGATTTAGCCCATGCCTCAAGAAAAATATAGCCATGGGATACGTGAAATCTGGTTCACACAAGGCAGGCACCAAAGCTAAAATACTGGTACGTGGGAAGGCCTATGATGGAGTTGTCACAAAAAAGCCATTTGTACCAACTAAATATTACAAGCCATCTTAA